The following are from one region of the Gammaproteobacteria bacterium genome:
- a CDS encoding IS5 family transposase, with protein sequence MPTDDFFRARLDQIIDLRHPLAVLSNRLPWADIEAALVPAFERKNRQGEVLEINDLFGTTLAIASGGVSTAGRPRLPIRLMASLLYLKHAFNLSDEELVVRWSENVVWQYFSGEEYYTSKLPCDATQIGRFRTAIGEAGVEKLLKATIDTAVHTKAVKPAEFKRVIVDTTIQEKAIAHPVDSRLLEIARGKIVQAARRAGITLKQTYAKEGKALRRRAGGYAHARQLRRLHKTVKRQRTILGIVLREIQRKLATVTTVCAASLQQLTTLLERAGRIHKQQPKDNNKLYALHAPEAECIGKGKARKPYEFGVKAGIAVTHKSGLIVGARTFPGNPYDGHILHQQLEQTHRLLEDTGSIPKQVIADLGFRGVDADNPAVEIIHRGKYKSLTKPQRRWLKRRQAVEPAIGHLKSDHRMDRCWLPGQLGDALHAVLCAAGYNLRWLMRAIHRLGIKNSLLRLALLQLINTFYTKRSFVGMTV encoded by the coding sequence ATGCCGACCGATGATTTTTTCCGAGCGCGTCTCGATCAGATAATTGATCTGCGTCATCCCCTGGCAGTGCTGTCGAATCGACTGCCGTGGGCTGATATTGAAGCAGCACTTGTCCCTGCTTTTGAGCGTAAAAACCGTCAGGGTGAAGTGTTGGAGATCAACGATCTTTTTGGCACAACATTGGCGATTGCCAGTGGGGGCGTGAGCACTGCGGGTCGCCCCCGCTTGCCGATCCGGTTGATGGCATCGTTGCTGTATCTGAAGCATGCGTTCAACCTCAGTGACGAAGAGCTGGTGGTTCGCTGGTCGGAGAATGTGGTGTGGCAGTATTTCAGCGGCGAGGAATATTACACATCGAAGTTGCCGTGTGATGCCACCCAGATTGGCCGTTTCCGCACCGCCATTGGTGAAGCTGGTGTTGAGAAGCTGCTGAAGGCAACGATTGACACTGCGGTGCACACCAAGGCGGTCAAACCGGCTGAATTCAAACGAGTGATTGTTGACACGACAATTCAGGAAAAGGCAATTGCGCATCCGGTGGATAGCCGGTTACTGGAAATTGCTCGCGGCAAGATTGTGCAAGCAGCCAGACGGGCTGGCATCACCTTGAAGCAAACCTACGCCAAAGAAGGCAAGGCGCTGCGCCGAAGGGCAGGCGGCTATGCCCACGCCAGGCAATTGCGGCGTCTGCACAAAACCGTTAAACGCCAACGCACGATCCTTGGTATCGTGCTGCGGGAGATCCAGCGCAAACTGGCAACCGTGACGACGGTCTGTGCCGCATCGCTGCAGCAATTGACCACGCTATTGGAACGGGCAGGACGGATTCATAAGCAGCAACCCAAGGACAACAACAAACTCTATGCATTGCACGCACCGGAAGCCGAATGCATCGGCAAGGGCAAAGCACGCAAACCTTACGAGTTCGGAGTTAAAGCCGGCATTGCTGTTACGCACAAAAGCGGCCTGATAGTCGGTGCCAGAACCTTTCCTGGCAATCCCTACGATGGTCATATTCTCCACCAACAGCTCGAACAAACGCACAGGCTACTCGAAGATACCGGATCAATACCGAAGCAGGTTATTGCCGATCTCGGGTTCCGGGGAGTGGATGCTGACAATCCGGCAGTGGAAATCATCCATCGCGGCAAGTACAAGTCGCTGACGAAACCGCAGCGGCGCTGGCTCAAGCGCCGGCAGGCCGTGGAACCTGCAATCGGGCATCTGAAGTCGGATCACCGAATGGATCGCTGCTGGTTACCAGGTCAGTTGGGTGATGCACTGCACGCTGTGTTATGTGCGGCTGGCTACAATCTGCGCTGGCTGATGAGAGCTATACACCGTTTGGGCATCAAGAATTCTTTATTGCGACTTGCGCTGCTGCAACTGATCAACACCTTTTACACAAAACGTTCGTTTGTCGGCATGACTGTGTGA
- the pilQ gene encoding type IV pilus secretin PilQ produces the protein MKRYGLNIVLAALLICFAAAVFAQQTITAEAPPNSSNSIRSIDISTFQNGEVIAKLTLDRPLPTLPTGVALDNPHRIYFDFHQVANGLGKNVQEAAEGDLRSINIVQVGDRTRLVLNLARLMRHDMQAQGNSLLIKLVSVRESPVTASEVRFAEETPNQQVNSLQDIDFRRGANGEGRIEVDMTKPGTSVDVQLQNNDIFVEFVDTVLPGSLRRRFDVVDFATPVHTIETSKKGNNVRMHVKAGGRWEHSARQSGTRFVLEVRALSEDEEEQAKKKRANGGYTGDRLSLNFQDVEVRAVLQVIADFTNLNIIASDSVAGNLTLRLKDVPWDHALDIVLQAQGLDKRQTGNVIFVAPRKEMADRELLDVEAKMQIADMEPLRSEIFRLNHRRVNSMSFESMLSKRGTINMDDISNTVTVTDIPSRLEEIRKRIQKLDIFERQVMIEARIVVATDQFSRNLGARFGIQNANNVGSYGLGISGNLASSSSLASGGSASGSDNLNVNLPAAAATGLLGGPAALGLSLLKINNNRLINLELSALETDQRGRVIASPRVVTAHGVEAIIEQGDRVPYQQATSSGATSIRFIDATLRLKVKPLITYNGQVDMELNVNQDQIGTAINQFLPPPINTKSVTTKVLVENGGTVVIGGIFDRTENEVVNKVPMLGDIPVLGYVFRNTTKVDNKRELLIFVTPRILSESLNLQ, from the coding sequence ATGAAAAGATATGGTCTCAACATCGTATTAGCAGCACTGTTGATTTGTTTTGCGGCGGCGGTTTTTGCGCAACAAACGATCACTGCGGAAGCACCGCCGAATAGTAGTAATAGTATCCGTTCAATCGATATTTCCACCTTCCAGAATGGTGAAGTTATTGCCAAACTTACTTTGGATCGGCCATTGCCGACACTGCCGACGGGTGTCGCATTGGATAATCCGCACCGGATATATTTTGATTTCCATCAGGTTGCCAACGGCTTGGGCAAAAATGTGCAAGAAGCTGCCGAAGGCGATTTGCGCAGCATCAACATCGTGCAGGTTGGGGATCGCACCCGGCTGGTGTTGAATTTGGCCAGGCTCATGCGGCACGATATGCAAGCGCAGGGCAATAGCCTGTTAATCAAGCTGGTCAGTGTGCGGGAAAGTCCGGTAACGGCTTCGGAGGTACGGTTTGCGGAGGAAACTCCGAATCAGCAAGTGAACAGCCTTCAGGATATTGATTTCCGCCGTGGTGCCAATGGGGAAGGGCGGATTGAGGTTGATATGACAAAACCCGGTACCAGCGTCGATGTGCAATTGCAAAATAACGATATTTTCGTCGAATTCGTCGATACTGTGCTTCCCGGCAGCTTGAGAAGGCGATTCGATGTCGTCGATTTCGCAACACCCGTACATACCATTGAAACCTCTAAGAAAGGCAATAATGTCCGGATGCATGTCAAAGCGGGCGGACGCTGGGAACATTCCGCGCGGCAATCCGGCACCCGATTTGTTCTGGAAGTCCGGGCGCTGAGCGAAGATGAGGAAGAGCAAGCGAAAAAGAAACGCGCCAACGGCGGATACACCGGCGACCGGTTATCGCTTAATTTTCAGGATGTCGAAGTGCGCGCAGTGTTACAAGTCATCGCCGATTTTACCAATCTGAATATCATCGCCAGCGATTCCGTTGCAGGGAATCTTACGCTGCGGTTAAAGGATGTGCCGTGGGATCACGCGCTCGATATCGTGTTGCAAGCGCAAGGATTGGATAAACGGCAGACGGGTAATGTCATTTTTGTCGCGCCGCGTAAGGAAATGGCGGACCGGGAATTGCTCGACGTGGAAGCGAAGATGCAGATTGCCGACATGGAACCGTTGCGTTCCGAAATTTTTCGTTTGAATCATCGCAGGGTCAATTCGATGTCGTTCGAAAGCATGCTTAGCAAACGCGGCACGATCAATATGGATGACATCAGTAATACGGTTACTGTCACCGATATCCCATCCCGATTGGAAGAAATCAGAAAGCGCATCCAAAAACTGGATATTTTTGAACGGCAAGTCATGATCGAAGCGCGTATTGTTGTGGCGACTGATCAATTCAGCCGGAATCTGGGAGCCCGTTTCGGGATTCAGAATGCAAACAATGTGGGAAGTTATGGGCTTGGAATTTCGGGTAATCTGGCTAGTTCGAGCTCTCTGGCCAGCGGAGGCTCGGCATCAGGTTCGGACAATCTGAATGTGAATCTACCTGCAGCGGCTGCGACCGGTCTATTGGGCGGACCTGCAGCACTGGGTTTGAGTTTATTGAAGATTAATAATAACCGGCTCATTAATCTCGAATTATCGGCGCTGGAGACTGATCAGAGAGGACGGGTTATTGCGAGCCCGCGCGTGGTTACTGCGCATGGCGTAGAAGCGATCATCGAGCAAGGTGACCGGGTGCCTTATCAGCAAGCGACCAGCAGTGGCGCCACCAGTATCCGCTTCATCGATGCTACGTTGCGGCTGAAAGTTAAACCGTTGATCACCTACAATGGTCAGGTTGATATGGAATTAAATGTCAATCAAGACCAAATCGGCACGGCGATCAATCAATTCCTGCCGCCACCGATCAACACCAAGTCGGTAACGACCAAGGTTCTCGTTGAAAATGGCGGAACTGTCGTCATTGGCGGTATTTTTGATCGTACTGAAAATGAGGTGGTCAACAAGGTGCCGATGCTGGGCGATATCCCGGTGCTAGGGTACGTTTTCCGTAATACCACCAAAGTCGATAACAAACGTGAATTGCTGATTTTTGTAACACCGCGCATCTTGAGCGAGAGCCTCAATTTGCAGTGA
- a CDS encoding PilN domain-containing protein: MIRINLLPHRELKRKARQQQIAILAGAVSFLGVLVVWGIYSIIAGNIEYQNARNQFLQNRIAVLDSEIAEIRNIKTQTQELLARKHVVETLQNSRSEVVHLLDQLVRLLPEGVYLQSVKQNDQNITLLGYAQSNAWISTLMRNLESSPWLESPLLVEIKAMTVNNIRQNEFNMRIKLRRTSIDDVQKPLTNPPGKS, translated from the coding sequence ATGATTCGTATCAATCTACTCCCGCATCGCGAACTGAAGCGGAAAGCCAGACAGCAGCAGATTGCGATTCTGGCCGGTGCAGTGAGTTTTCTTGGAGTTCTCGTTGTCTGGGGGATTTATTCCATCATCGCGGGCAATATCGAGTATCAGAATGCCCGCAACCAATTTTTGCAGAACCGTATTGCCGTTCTGGATAGCGAGATTGCCGAGATTCGCAATATCAAGACACAAACGCAGGAATTGCTCGCACGCAAACATGTTGTCGAAACATTACAGAACAGCCGTTCCGAAGTCGTGCACTTGTTGGATCAACTGGTGAGATTGCTGCCCGAGGGTGTGTATTTGCAAAGCGTTAAGCAGAATGATCAGAACATTACGCTGCTGGGGTATGCGCAATCCAATGCCTGGATATCCACGCTGATGCGGAATCTGGAATCTTCGCCGTGGCTCGAGTCGCCGCTGTTAGTGGAAATCAAGGCGATGACGGTTAACAACATTCGCCAGAATGAGTTCAATATGAGAATAAAACTCAGACGGACATCGATTGATGATGTGCAAAAACCGCTTACCAATCCTCCCGGAAAATCATAA
- a CDS encoding penicillin-binding protein 1A, whose translation MFARWLYYFFVTLSALGLIGVLLAGFAGLVIYSNLPSLDTLTDYRPKIPLRIYSNEGLLIGEFGAERRNVVSISEVPERLKQAILAAEDDRFYEHGGVDYLGVLRAAYSNFSAGSVRQGASTITMQVARNFFLTREKTITRKLSEALLAFKIEHSLSKDKILELYVNQIYLGHRSYGFAAAAQTYFGKSLQEINIAEAAMLAGLPKAPSSYNPISNPKRAKNRQLYVLGRLHKLNYISSDELSELEKQPVAVKKQSTAFAMRAEYVAEMVRQVIYDRYQEETYDKGIKVYTTLRQLDQEAAYQALRKNVIEYDRRRGYRGPEGYIDLAKHGANQEKTLDDALDEVNDSDDIYAAIVLTAKSNAVQAYKKGGEIIEITGDGLKFAQKFLTDKKEPSKKYIIPGSLIRIQKNQKHIWHIVQLPEIEAGLVSIDPNDGAIHALIGGFDFYKNQFNHVTQAWRQPGSSFKPFIYSAALEKGFTPATIINDAPLSFSAAQTGSQLWEPKNFDGKFEGPMRMRTALTKSKNLVSIRILQAIGIQYAQDYITRFGFDASRHPPYLPMALGSGSVTPMQMAAGYAVFANGGFRVAPYFIKRIEDEKGNIVEQFQPVSVTNGAKRVIDPRNAFIMTSMMQDVISHGTAVKARQLGRTDLAGKTGTTSNFVDAWFCGFQKDLVTIAWTGYDEPKSLGNNETGGRVALPIWMDYMGPVLKGVPMAEYRPPSGVVTAKIDSATGFRESNGDMTEFFFSEQLPPLNENPIDHAPRVTREVQDQLF comes from the coding sequence ATGTTTGCTCGCTGGTTGTACTACTTTTTTGTCACATTATCCGCTTTAGGCTTGATTGGTGTGTTGCTGGCAGGCTTTGCCGGGTTGGTTATATATTCCAATTTACCGTCACTGGACACACTGACCGATTACCGCCCCAAAATACCATTGCGCATATATAGCAACGAAGGCCTGCTCATCGGTGAATTTGGCGCGGAGCGCAGAAATGTGGTCAGTATTTCCGAAGTACCGGAGCGTCTCAAGCAAGCAATTCTTGCAGCAGAAGATGATCGTTTCTACGAGCATGGCGGTGTCGATTATCTCGGCGTATTGCGCGCCGCCTATTCCAATTTCTCAGCAGGCAGTGTACGCCAAGGCGCGAGCACCATCACCATGCAAGTTGCGCGCAATTTTTTTCTGACAAGGGAAAAAACAATCACCAGAAAACTGAGCGAAGCGCTATTGGCGTTCAAAATTGAACATAGCCTCAGTAAAGACAAAATCTTGGAACTGTATGTCAATCAAATTTATTTGGGACACCGCAGTTACGGTTTTGCCGCAGCAGCGCAAACCTATTTCGGCAAGTCATTGCAGGAAATAAACATTGCCGAAGCCGCCATGCTGGCCGGATTGCCCAAGGCACCCTCGAGCTATAATCCGATCAGCAATCCTAAGCGAGCCAAAAACCGACAGTTGTATGTACTGGGGCGGTTACATAAATTGAATTATATTTCCAGTGATGAGTTGAGCGAATTGGAAAAACAGCCCGTTGCCGTGAAGAAACAATCGACAGCCTTTGCCATGCGGGCTGAGTACGTTGCTGAAATGGTACGCCAGGTAATCTACGACCGCTACCAGGAAGAAACCTACGATAAAGGCATCAAAGTCTATACCACATTGCGTCAGTTAGATCAGGAAGCGGCTTATCAGGCATTACGCAAAAATGTGATCGAATACGACAGACGCCGCGGTTACCGCGGCCCCGAAGGGTATATCGATCTGGCCAAGCACGGCGCCAATCAGGAAAAAACGCTGGACGATGCGTTGGATGAGGTTAATGATAGCGATGATATTTACGCAGCTATCGTATTGACTGCCAAGTCCAATGCCGTACAAGCGTACAAAAAAGGCGGAGAGATCATTGAAATCACGGGCGATGGCCTTAAATTCGCACAGAAATTTCTGACCGATAAAAAAGAACCCAGTAAAAAATACATCATCCCGGGTTCGCTGATTCGTATCCAGAAAAATCAGAAACATATCTGGCATATTGTTCAACTGCCGGAAATAGAAGCCGGACTTGTATCCATTGATCCTAATGATGGCGCCATTCACGCTTTAATCGGCGGTTTTGATTTTTACAAAAATCAATTCAATCATGTCACACAAGCGTGGCGGCAACCGGGCTCCAGTTTTAAGCCTTTCATTTATTCCGCTGCACTGGAAAAGGGTTTCACACCGGCCACCATCATTAACGACGCCCCACTCTCGTTCAGTGCCGCGCAAACCGGCAGCCAATTATGGGAACCGAAAAATTTCGATGGAAAATTTGAGGGGCCGATGCGCATGCGCACTGCATTAACAAAATCCAAGAACCTCGTCTCGATCCGGATATTGCAGGCGATCGGCATTCAGTATGCGCAAGATTACATCACGCGATTCGGTTTCGATGCCAGCCGCCATCCCCCTTATTTACCAATGGCACTCGGCTCAGGTTCAGTAACACCGATGCAAATGGCTGCGGGATATGCAGTTTTTGCCAATGGCGGCTTCCGAGTCGCGCCGTATTTCATCAAGCGGATTGAAGATGAGAAAGGCAATATCGTCGAACAATTTCAGCCCGTATCGGTCACCAATGGAGCAAAACGTGTCATTGATCCGCGTAATGCATTTATCATGACCAGCATGATGCAAGATGTCATCAGTCATGGCACCGCCGTCAAGGCACGACAATTGGGACGAACCGATTTGGCAGGAAAAACCGGCACCACCAGTAATTTTGTCGACGCCTGGTTCTGCGGCTTCCAGAAAGACTTGGTAACCATCGCCTGGACCGGATATGATGAACCGAAGTCGTTAGGAAATAATGAGACGGGCGGACGAGTAGCTTTGCCGATATGGATGGATTACATGGGACCAGTTCTAAAAGGTGTTCCAATGGCAGAGTACAGACCACCAAGTGGTGTCGTTACCGCTAAAATTGACTCGGCTACAGGGTTCAGGGAATCAAACGGCGATATGACCGAATTTTTCTTTAGTGAACAATTACCGCCGCTGAATGAAAATCCGATTGATCATGCACCCAGAGTTACAAGAGAAGTGCAGGATCAATTGTTTTAA
- a CDS encoding pilus assembly protein PilM, producing MFKGNFDINLDFLKLKSPSLIGVDISSSSVKMVELSMAGKSNQAYRIERYVIESLPADAMQDGGIANMEAVTESLQRSWKRMGTRQKNVALALPATDVITKKIVVPAGQREEDLVFQVENEASQYIPFPLDEVDLDFQVTRSVPDNPDEVEVLIAASRKEKVEDRVAAALAAGLKTVVVDVEPYAAQTAFELTLNQLPDGGKDRVIALVDIGATVMKVNVLLNGESLYTRDQHFGGDQLTQEIHNQFNLSLEESETAKRGGNLPGNYQAEVLQPFCETLAIEVMRAIQFFYTSTQYTEVNYIFIAGGCAVIPGLDAIIAARTQVSTLVVNPFAGMELSSRIISRQLNQDAPALLIACGLALRSFDPS from the coding sequence ATGTTCAAGGGAAATTTTGATATCAATTTAGACTTCCTGAAGTTGAAGTCGCCGTCATTGATCGGTGTGGATATTAGCTCCTCATCGGTCAAAATGGTTGAATTATCGATGGCCGGCAAAAGCAATCAGGCCTATCGTATCGAACGCTATGTCATAGAATCCTTACCGGCGGATGCCATGCAGGATGGCGGAATTGCCAATATGGAAGCCGTGACTGAAAGTTTGCAGCGCAGTTGGAAGCGTATGGGAACGCGCCAGAAGAATGTGGCATTGGCGTTGCCTGCAACGGATGTAATTACCAAGAAAATTGTAGTGCCGGCCGGACAGCGTGAGGAAGATCTGGTTTTTCAAGTGGAGAATGAGGCCAGCCAATACATTCCTTTCCCATTGGATGAAGTTGATCTGGATTTTCAAGTTACCCGATCCGTTCCGGATAATCCGGATGAAGTGGAAGTTCTCATTGCGGCTTCGCGCAAGGAAAAAGTGGAAGACCGGGTGGCAGCAGCGCTTGCGGCGGGTCTTAAAACGGTCGTCGTGGATGTTGAGCCCTACGCGGCGCAGACAGCATTTGAGCTGACGCTGAATCAACTGCCAGACGGCGGGAAAGACCGGGTGATAGCGCTCGTTGATATTGGCGCGACGGTCATGAAGGTGAACGTGCTGCTGAACGGCGAGTCGCTGTACACGCGCGATCAGCATTTCGGCGGTGATCAGCTGACACAGGAGATTCATAATCAATTCAATCTTTCCCTGGAAGAATCGGAAACCGCCAAACGCGGAGGGAATCTGCCGGGAAATTATCAGGCGGAAGTATTGCAACCCTTTTGTGAGACGCTGGCGATCGAAGTGATGCGCGCCATTCAGTTTTTTTATACTTCAACGCAATATACCGAAGTCAATTATATTTTTATCGCTGGCGGTTGTGCCGTCATTCCGGGATTGGATGCAATCATTGCGGCACGCACCCAGGTCAGCACACTGGTGGTGAATCCCTTCGCCGGCATGGAATTATCGAGCCGCATCATTTCGCGCCAATTGAATCAGGACGCTCCCGCGCTTTTAATCGCTTGCGGTTTGGCCCTGCGAAGTTTCGATCCATCATGA
- a CDS encoding type 4a pilus biogenesis protein PilO gives MNDLLIELRQLDINQAGNWPAPIKIGALVILFIAIIIAGHFLVWQDQTAMLEKIQAEEETLKNSYLIKKRSAVNLPALRTQLGEIEQSLSAMLKQLPDKSEMEALLVDINQAGLGRGLQFELFKPAEKETINAFYAELPVAIRVTGGYHDIGAFASDIARLSRIVTLNDITIAPGTDGKLVLDAVAKTFRYLDEEEMAKQVNKASKK, from the coding sequence ATGAACGACTTGCTCATCGAATTGCGTCAGCTCGATATCAATCAAGCGGGAAATTGGCCGGCGCCCATTAAAATTGGCGCCCTGGTTATTTTATTTATTGCCATCATTATTGCAGGTCATTTTTTAGTGTGGCAAGACCAGACCGCGATGCTGGAGAAAATCCAGGCGGAGGAGGAAACATTAAAAAATAGTTACTTGATTAAAAAAAGGAGTGCGGTCAATTTACCGGCGCTACGCACCCAACTGGGAGAAATAGAACAATCGCTGAGTGCCATGCTGAAGCAGCTTCCCGATAAATCCGAAATGGAAGCGTTACTGGTCGATATCAATCAGGCAGGTTTGGGGCGAGGATTACAGTTCGAATTGTTCAAACCGGCGGAAAAGGAAACGATCAACGCATTTTATGCCGAGCTTCCGGTTGCTATCCGGGTAACGGGTGGTTATCACGATATTGGCGCTTTTGCCAGCGATATTGCGCGATTGTCGCGTATTGTCACGCTCAATGACATCACTATTGCTCCTGGGACAGATGGAAAATTGGTCTTGGATGCGGTCGCGAAGACGTTCCGCTATTTGGATGAGGAAGAAATGGCGAAGCAAGTAAACAAAGCAAGTAAAAAGTAA
- a CDS encoding pilus assembly protein PilP encodes MMRSIYLLVLFAAFLPLLTACSQNDFSDLEAFVQSAGEGMQGQIDPLPEIKPYQYFTYQAFDIPSPFVPRKNDHVQTIGNGIQPDLARRKEVLEAYPLESLSMVGTLQQHDKIFALIKSPDGTLYRVQTGNYLGQNFGKINHISESEVKLSEIVQDGVNEWIEKTSALMLKN; translated from the coding sequence ATGATGAGAAGCATATACCTGCTGGTGTTATTCGCGGCGTTTTTGCCGCTGCTGACGGCCTGCAGCCAGAATGACTTTAGCGATTTGGAAGCCTTTGTTCAGAGCGCCGGCGAAGGGATGCAAGGCCAGATTGATCCGCTCCCTGAAATTAAGCCGTATCAATATTTTACTTATCAGGCTTTTGACATTCCCAGCCCCTTTGTGCCCCGCAAAAATGATCATGTGCAAACCATCGGTAATGGAATTCAGCCGGACTTGGCGCGGCGTAAGGAAGTGCTGGAAGCCTATCCGCTGGAAAGCTTGTCGATGGTCGGAACATTGCAGCAACACGATAAGATTTTTGCTTTGATCAAATCTCCGGACGGTACTTTGTATCGTGTGCAAACGGGGAACTATCTGGGTCAGAATTTCGGAAAAATTAACCACATATCGGAATCAGAAGTTAAACTATCGGAGATCGTGCAAGATGGCGTAAATGAATGGATTGAAAAAACAAGTGCACTCATGCTGAAGAATTAA